The following coding sequences are from one Microbacterium sp. SSM24 window:
- a CDS encoding nitroreductase family deazaflavin-dependent oxidoreductase, whose translation MLSVSESSTAGSARIPPRWVIRTAWVVHRALYRVSGGRFGLRRPTATVYGMMRLHTIGRRSGKERVAIVAYFEDGPDLITMAMNGWDEPSPAWWINLRATPEATVDLPGSQRRVRAREATGAERERLWGVFRGLEEGSDLDALARLRTRETPIVVLEPVA comes from the coding sequence ATGCTCAGCGTGAGCGAATCCTCGACGGCCGGCAGCGCGCGGATCCCGCCGCGATGGGTGATCCGCACCGCCTGGGTCGTGCACCGCGCCCTCTACCGCGTGAGTGGGGGCCGGTTCGGGCTGCGGCGTCCCACGGCCACCGTCTACGGGATGATGCGGCTGCACACGATCGGCCGCCGCAGCGGCAAGGAGCGCGTCGCGATCGTCGCGTACTTCGAAGACGGTCCCGATCTCATCACGATGGCGATGAACGGCTGGGACGAGCCGTCGCCCGCGTGGTGGATCAACCTGCGTGCGACGCCGGAGGCCACCGTCGACCTGCCCGGTTCGCAGCGCCGGGTCCGCGCCCGCGAGGCGACCGGCGCCGAGCGCGAACGCCTGTGGGGTGTGTTCCGCGGACTGGAGGAGGGGTCGGACCTCGACGCGCTCGCGCGACTGCGCACCCGCGAGACGCCGATCGTCGTCCTCGAGCCGGTCGCCTGA
- a CDS encoding UDP-glucose dehydrogenase family protein produces MSPHLRPAPVSTDDAAPLRVSVIGTGYLGATHAAAVAEMGFTVIGVDHDPAKIAALEKGEVPFFEPGLPELIRSHVETGRLTFTTDLAAAVAASDVHFVCVGTPQQASSHAADLSFVEGATRAVAAALTHDGLIVGKSTVPVGTAARLREMVDAAAPPHVHVELVWNPEFLREGYAVDDTLHPDRIVIGGASAWAEEQLRTLYGPAVAGGAPVVTCDLPTAELVKVSANAFLATKISFINAIAEVCEKAGADVSVLADAIGYDERIGRRFLNAGLGFGGGCLPKDIRALTHRAGELGALHAVGLMQQVDEINMSQRQRVVELAMSTCPVNILNARVAVLGVAFKPDTDDVRDSPALNVAAALHLRGALVSVYDPEANSTAKRSFPTLTYAESLDAAVTGADLVLVLTEWPEIAAADPVSVGRLVAHRAVIDARRCLDADAWRDAGWRCVTLGSAEGEQPVSPARARAAA; encoded by the coding sequence ATGTCCCCTCACCTGCGACCCGCTCCAGTCTCCACCGATGACGCCGCCCCGCTGCGTGTCAGCGTCATCGGCACCGGCTACCTCGGTGCCACCCATGCCGCCGCCGTCGCCGAGATGGGCTTCACCGTCATCGGCGTCGACCACGACCCCGCGAAGATCGCTGCCCTCGAGAAGGGCGAGGTGCCGTTCTTCGAACCGGGTCTCCCCGAGCTCATCCGCAGCCACGTCGAGACCGGCCGCCTGACCTTCACAACTGACCTCGCGGCGGCGGTCGCCGCATCGGACGTGCATTTCGTCTGCGTCGGCACGCCGCAGCAGGCATCCAGCCACGCCGCCGACCTGTCGTTCGTGGAAGGAGCGACGCGCGCGGTTGCGGCGGCACTCACGCACGACGGGCTCATCGTCGGCAAGTCGACCGTCCCTGTGGGGACGGCTGCGCGGCTGAGGGAGATGGTGGATGCCGCCGCGCCGCCGCACGTTCACGTCGAACTGGTCTGGAACCCGGAGTTCCTGCGCGAAGGCTATGCGGTGGACGACACACTTCACCCCGACCGGATCGTCATCGGGGGAGCTTCTGCGTGGGCAGAAGAGCAGCTTCGCACGCTTTACGGGCCCGCTGTCGCCGGCGGCGCGCCAGTTGTGACCTGTGACCTGCCGACGGCCGAGCTCGTCAAGGTGAGCGCGAACGCCTTCCTCGCGACGAAGATCTCGTTCATCAATGCGATCGCCGAGGTATGCGAGAAAGCGGGCGCGGACGTCTCTGTCCTCGCGGACGCGATCGGCTACGACGAGCGGATCGGTCGCCGCTTCCTCAACGCGGGGCTCGGGTTCGGTGGTGGGTGCCTTCCGAAGGACATTCGCGCCCTGACGCACCGTGCGGGCGAGCTGGGAGCCCTGCACGCCGTCGGTCTCATGCAGCAGGTCGATGAGATCAACATGTCTCAGCGGCAGCGTGTCGTCGAGCTGGCGATGTCGACCTGCCCCGTCAACATCCTCAACGCTCGCGTCGCTGTGCTCGGTGTCGCCTTCAAGCCCGACACCGACGATGTGCGCGACTCGCCCGCACTCAACGTGGCCGCTGCACTGCACCTTCGCGGTGCACTCGTGTCGGTCTACGACCCCGAGGCGAACTCCACGGCGAAGAGGTCCTTCCCGACCTTGACGTACGCAGAGAGCCTCGACGCCGCCGTCACAGGTGCCGATCTCGTGCTGGTCCTGACCGAGTGGCCCGAGATCGCCGCCGCGGATCCCGTCTCGGTCGGGCGCCTCGTCGCACACCGGGCCGTCATCGACGCGCGTCGGTGCCTCGACGCGGATGCCTGGCGGGATGCCGGATGGCGATGTGTCACGCTCGGCAGCGCTGAGGGCGAGCAGCCCGTCTCGCCCGCACGTGCGAGGGCTGCAGCGTAG